One Capra hircus breed San Clemente chromosome 29, ASM170441v1, whole genome shotgun sequence genomic region harbors:
- the CST6 gene encoding cystatin-M, giving the protein MARPSLLLPMALALLAFCLLVLPRDARARPGDRKVGELQELSPSDPQVQKAAQAAVANYNMGSNSDYYYRDITILRAQSQLVAGIKYYLTVDMESTACRKSAVAGDHVDLTTCPLAAEAQQEKLRCDFEILVVPWKNSSQLLKHDCVSL; this is encoded by the exons ATGGCGCGTCCGAGCCTCCTGCTGCCGATGGCCCTGGCCTTGCTCGCATTCTGCCTCCTGGTGCTGCCCCGCGACGCCCGGGCCCGGCCGGGGGACCGCAAGGTCGGAGAACTGCAGGAGCTGTCGCCCAGCGACCCGCAGGTGCAGAAGGCGGCGCAGGCGGCCGTGGCCAACTACAACATGGGCAGCAACAGCGACTACTACTACCGCGACATCACCATCCTCCGGGCGCAAAGCCAG CTGGTGGCGGGCATCAAGTACTACCTGACCGTAGACATGGAGAGCACGGCCTGCCGGAAGAGTGCCGTGGCTGGAGACCATGTAGACCTCACCACCTGCCCCCTGGCCGCAGAAGCACAGCAGGAG AAGCTGCGCTGTGACTTTGAGATCCTTGTGGTTCCCTGGAAGAACTCCTCCCAGCTTCTAAAGCATGACTGTGTGTCCCTGTAG